In Chloroflexota bacterium, the genomic window AACACCACGGGGCACCAAGAAAGTTGCAGACTCTATCCACCAGCAAAGAACACCACTTCGGCAATGAAGGCGCGCATTTTCGTTGTATGTCACACATCAACAAGTCCCGTAAGTAGAGATTGGGCAGCTGGCTACTTCCCTTCCGGGGAGGGTATGTAGGCGGAGGTCCAGATCTCTACCTGACTGATAGAGTGCTTTCTCATTAGAGATTCTCTAATACTATCGCGGGCCTCTTCGCCCTCGATGATCTCTATCTCTGATACAGGGTGCGCCGTCCCACCACCGCGCACATGTTTCCTGACCAGGAAGCCAGGGACTTGGATATAACCCCAGCTACCTGTGCCACCGCAACAAGAGGTCTCGATACAGGCATGGCCCAATATGTAGAGTACCTCTCGCCCTTTGTATGGCAAGATATGTTCCTCGAATGGCGTGTAGTAGCCTGCCCGAGCCGGCACCTCTTGACCCAAATCAGGATGGACGAATTCTATGATCGCTCCTTTTGCACTCATTATTCCCCCTGTAAAGTGAACATCAACGTTTCCCTAGTCACTCCCCTTACAAGTATATCAAAGTCCATCAGCAGAGAAGACCCCTCTGGGGGAAAATATTCACGAAGGTGCCCACGCCAACTGAAACTCCATGATCCGGGATCGATTATCTTTTTACTCTTCTGGCGTAGGGGCTTGTCATACTATTGCTCTTGGCCTCAGTTTCCTTGTGGGCCACTGCTTTATGCCGCGGCCAGCAGACAACATGCACCAGGGCTGCACACTTGGCACACCAGTAGACTCTCGCTCTTGCCTCTTTGCCGCACACATGACAATTCATTATCGACTCCCTCCTATTTGCTTGCCTCAAGCCTAGCAATGTTGGCCCAGGCTCCTTGTTTTCAGTGACACGGCGACATTCTAATTTTACCAGTAATCGGATACGCATCCCACCCTTCGGTCACCTTCTCATTTCTGAATGATTTGACGCATGCTTCCTCAGGGGGCATTGTCTGATAGCGTCATCCTCCCGAAGGGAAGGAAAAGTCAGAATGACGGGCATAACACGCATTGAAGGTCCAAACGATCTTGATACGCTTGACCCGAGGAGGCTGCAAAGCTATGATCTAAGAGATGCAGCGCTTACGCCTCAGGTTTTCTCGCGGTGATCAGGTGAAGTATATCTCCCATCTTGATTTGATGCGGCTTTGGGACAGGGCGCTGCGCCGGGCCGGCATGCCCCTGGCTTACTCCGAGGGCTTTGCCCCACACCCCAGGATCTCGCTGGGCGCTCCACTCCCCATAGGAGTTACCAGCGAAGCAGAGTTAATGGACATCACCTTGCGGACAACGGTCTCCCCCCATCACTTCATCCGCACGGTAGGCCTGCAACTGCCACAAGGCTTAGGCATACTGGAAATAACACAGATACCTTTGATCAACCCCTCCCTTCAGTCACAACTTCGCTACGCTGAATACCGTGTCGTAGTATACACCATCAAGAGCCAGGAGGAGTTGCAAGCAGCCATCGACTCCACCCTCAAAACCCAATCCTTACCCTGGCAGCACATGAGGGATACCGGACCACGCCGCTACGACTTGCGGCCTCTGATCATGCACATCTGGCTGGTGAACAGACACGGCTCCACTGCCACCTTAGGCATGCGCCTCCGCTGCGATCCGCAGGGGACAGGCAGACCGGAGCAGGTCAGCGCCGCCCTGGGCTTGACCGAGCCTCCCCTTTCCGTCCACCGTACGAAGCTGATCCTGACCGGAGAGTAGAAAAGGGGGATCACTCCCCATCAGGCCTCTGCCCTAGCCCATACGCACTACGAGTTTGGCCCACTCCCAGGTGTGTTCATATAAATGCATACCGCTACTGAGGCAGATCAGCTCACCGTCCTCAACTCCAATCTCGCTGGCCATATACTCTTTCATAAGCTGCAGCGCTGCGAGGTTGGAGGGGAAGCCCCCCCACAAGTCCCACGATCTGAAGTAGACCACAAAATGAAACTTGCCGTACCGAACCCTAGTGTGTATCCCTCTGAGGCACGGAGGGTCAGCGAGGCTGATAGAATCCCTGCTGCCTACCGCCATGTACGCCTGGTTCGTATTGAAACCGCCTTCCTTGTACATCCGGATAACCTCAGGCATTTGTGGTTCCAGATCTTCCCCGTACGTGTACTCCTCATCCTTCTCTTTGTAGGAAGTCATGAGGTAGGGGAGGTATGACTCTACATACTCTATAGTAGTCGGTGGAGAAACACCTTGCGGCACATCGGGTACCAGCGGCCTTATGCCCGGCTGTCTGATCTGTACCACGGCCAGGTCAAGTTCCTTTCTCCTCTGCCCCTCAAAGCTTCCCCGGTCTACAACATACTCATACCCATCTTCAAGTACGCTGCGCAGACAACGGAACCAAGCTTCCGGAATGTCTCTCGCATCTATCGTAGTCACTTGCATAGACTTTCCCTCATAACGAATAAACACCTTTCAGCACCACTTAGCCACCAGAATAAGCAGCACGCCTAACAACGCTATAGCCCGGTTGACCCGAAGCCTGATGAGCCTCGCGCTGTTTTCCCCAGTTGCGCCTCGACACTGACCTCGGCGTCCACTACCGGTAATACTACTAGCTGGGCAATACGATCTCCCGGACTAACTTTGTAGGGTTTTGAGCTCAGATTCTTAAGCTCTACCATCAGCTCCCCCCGGTAGTCACTGTCAATCCACCCAGCCCCTACCTCTATATTCCACTTGACTGACAGCCCGGAACGGGAAGCCACCCTTCCCACCGTCCCCAGCGGCAGTTCAATCACAATACCCGTAGGCACTAGAGCACGGCCAACATCAGCACAACCATCAGGCTGACATCTGGTAGGTGGTATTTCCACAGTCTCCGCCGCATAGAGGTCGAACCCAGCGCTTCCTCTCGTCATCTTCTTCGGTGGTTGCGCTGCCGGGCGAATCAACTTGACTCCCAGCTTTATCATATCAGTCACTGAAAGGGATGGTAACTTTGTTTCTTTACCCAACCCTGGGTCCTGTCTGGCCCTGGTATTTCGAGGTTGTTCCCTCGTAGGAAAGGTCAGCAGGGCAACTGAGCTCATGAAACATTATCTGGCATATCGCCACACCTGGATATAGGGCCACAGGAATCTCGCTGACGTTGCTGACCTCAAGAGTCAGCTTGCCTTTCCAACCTGGGTCTATTTTGCCAGCCGTATGAGGCAATATGCCAATTCGAGCCAGGCTGCTCCTTCCCTGAAGCTCGCCACAAAGGTCGGCTGGTATTTCCACCCACTCGGCGGTGGAACAGATGATAACCTTCCCAGGATGCAGAACTAGAGGTGCACCGCCGCTCAGTTTCACTGGATCAGTTACTCTGGGCAGATAGTCGGGATCGTTGGCCACCAGCCTATAGTCAATGGAGGGACACTTCAAAGTGTTGAAGACCCTGATCTCCTCATCCAGAGTTAGGTCTACAGAGGCTCCACTGAACCTAGACCTGGGTGGGAGCGGCTCAATTTTCAGGCTGCCGTCTTTCAAGCGGCGCCATATATCCACGTTGGACAACATCCTTCGCCCCCGGTAATGTCAGTGAAAAACGCTGACCTGCTTCACCCTTCAACCGCAGGTTTAGTAGATTATAGCCCACCCAGAGGACACCATCAAGATGTCCTGGCTCAGCCTATCAAGGCGGACCACCCTCACCTTACCTCCCTGGCAGGAGGGAGTTTCGTAGGTCGGCTTTCCTATCCTCACGGTAGCAGCCAGGCAGATTGGGGAACCTGCCCCGCGGTGGGCTTTCGTTAAGGGAGAAGGGTAAGTTTTCCATCTACTATCGGAAGGCAGTTAGAGGGAGGGGGATCCGGTGAGTAAACGATCTCTGTCCTCATCTTTGATAGCCATCGGGTGCAGCACCCTTAGTACGTGTTACACGTGTTATAATTGATGTAGTGGCAGCATATCTGCGGCAGCTGTGCCGACAATCATAATGTGAACAACATACGATGACAAGCACATCACAAGCGCAAGCTTCTCAGCAGAGGATCATATCACAAAACCGCCTCGTCCTGGCCATAGCGCTCAGCGCAGCCATTTTGGTGGCAGAACTGGTGGTGGGTTTTGTGGCCAACAGCTTGGCTCTCCTCAGCGACGCAGGACACGTCTTCACAGACATAGTGGCGCTATCCTTGAGCTGGTTTGCTGTCAAACAGGCAAGCCGTCCCGCTAATTCCAGGATGACCTTCGGCTACCACCGCATTGGTATCGTAGTGGCCATGGTGAACGCGGCGCTCATCGTCCTTATGGCAGCAGTCATACTCTATGAGTCCTACCAGCGACTGCACGCCCCACAGGAGGTGCGCGGGCTGCTTATGCTCAGCATGGCAACCGTAGGCCTGGCCGCTAACGTGGTGGTCATTTTCTGGCTGCGCGCTCAGGCGCGCCACAACCTCAATATCCGTAGCGCTCTATTTCACGCCGGAGGCGATGCCCTGGCGTCGGTGGGGGTCATCAGCGGGGGACTCATCATCTACTTCACCGGCCGCTTCTGGGTAGACCCCTTGGTCAGCATCATCATTGCCGTTATCATCGTGGCTGCTGCCTGGCGAATAGCCCGGGAGGCCATCGATATTGTAGTGGAGGCCTCGCCCAGACACCTCGACATAGATGAACTGGTTCAGACCATCACCAAAATGCCAGGAGTGCACAACGTCCACGACTTGCACGTGTGGAGTCTCACCCCACAACTCCACGCTCTTAGCTGCCATGTGGAGGTTGACGACTCCCTGCTAAGCCAGCAAAGCACGACCTTGAGCAGGATCCAGGATATGCTTCTGGAACTCTATAACATATGCCACACCACAATACAGCTCGAATGCACGGGTTGCGGAAACCACGCCCTATACTGCGAGATCGGATCCAATGCCTCACCCCACAATGAGGCACCAACCGAGGTCGTGCGCAACCAGGTGACTCAAGAGGCAGGTTATGCAGACAGACAGAGACGCCAATCAGGATGAGACCGCAGGCAGACGTTTCGCCACTGATCTGGACACTCTACGCCGTGAGGTGGTCGTTGAGACCTACAGGCCTTCTGGGGCGGGGGGCCAGAGAAGAGACAAGAAAGAAACCGCCATTCGCCTGACCCACCCACCTTCCGGCATCACCGTCATAGCTTCGGAGCGGCGCTCCCAGGCTATGAACCTCGAAGTCGCCTTTGAGAGGCTTCGAGAAAAACTAATTCAGTTGAACCAGCCCAGAAAACAGCGCGTAGAGACAAAGCCATCCGCCAGCGCCCTTCAGAAGTGGGAAGAGGAGAAGAAACGACAGTCGCAAAAGAAGGAAAGGAGAAAGAAGCTGGGCACTTCCGAAGAGCTGGACTGATGCTAGGTTCGCGTAGCAGTCGAGATCCTTCTCCGCCTACGGCGGATCAGAATGACACCTATGGACGTTATCACCCTAGGCATAGCTAAGGGCTTCACTTCATGAAGCAATGCGATGCTCATTTCTGCGGTTAGATGCTAGCCAGAAAACTCGCTCGTCCCGCATACCAGCGATTTCACTCGTTCCAGAAACTCAATTGGGCTGAAGGGCTTGACAACGTAATCGTTTGCACCTAACTCCAGCCCTTTGGCCCTATCCTCATCTTTTCGACTGGCGGTGAGAACGATAATAGGAATCCTGGAGAAGAGTCGCACTCGCTTCAGTACCTCGAAGCCGCTAATATCCGGAAGTCCAAGATCAAGAACCATGACATCGGGGGCCTGGCTGTTCACCAATTCTACCCCTCTTTCCCCGAAGGAGGTTGAGACTAACCTAGCTTCAGGCCAGCGCGTCTCAAAAACAAGAGAAAGGCTTTCGGTGATTTGGGGGTCGTCTTCGATCACGAGGACCTTCACTGTTCCCTCCCTTTTCCCTGGCTATCCCATATGCAACCTGGCAGTTCCCAGAAACACTGCGAAGGTCACCATGTTACTCATGGCCCTTTATTTTCGTTATGTCGGGCCTTCCGTAAACAGTTGTCCTGATCCCTGTAGCTATAGTGACACGCTCATCTGGTTCACCGCAAGGACAGTTTGGCTCACTTGTATGCTACTAAAGGCTCACCGTGATGAGCCCTTCGGCTCACACGGGTATAGAGAGACAAGAAAATTGTTGGAACAAGAGCCGATCACGCTCGGATTGCCTGAATTGTCGCTGGCCAGGCAACTGAATTTGCTGGCGTGGTGGCCTGGGGCCAACGAAGCAACGACAAACCAATGCCCTCCAAGCGGCAGGGTGTCTCCTATAGGTAGGCATGGAAAGCGACTAGTGCTTCGTAGCATGAAATCCTTCGCTACGCTCAGAGTGACAGCGTCCAACAGGTGTCATTCTGATCCGCCGTAGAGTTTGTGAAGAAATGCGGGCCGTAGCTTCGGCCCTTCACGATTTCCAGCTTTGAAGGGGCAATAAATTCACAGCCTCGTAGGCGGAGAAGAATCTCGGTTGTTACGCGGAACTGGCCGCTACTGCTCAATCATCTGGGTTTCACTACACACGGCGGTGAGGGGATAGAGAAAGCCCTCTCCTTTGGTAGGAGAGGGCTGACTGCAGGGAGGAGGGTTGGCAGTATGGTATCTACTGGAGATTCACCTCATTGATGTAATCCAGGTTCTCCAGGCTGTTCATCTTTATCTTCGCTTGCGAGATGGTGTACAGAACATCCCCAATGTAGAGGGATCTCTGCACAGACTCGGGTCCCCAGAAGTAGTAGCCTTCCTGTCCCGGATCTCCATTGCCCTTGTAGTGACTGACCCTGCCCTTTAATTGGATACCTTCCTTCAAGGATATGTCAAACACGTAAGCGCCCTGCCATACATACTCTCCGTAAGCAGAGGGGTCGAAGTAAGGATACTGTGTCTTGTTGATCTCGGCCAACAAGATAGGCAGCACCAGAAGGTCTCTCGCCTTGTCAAAAAGAAACGCCTTGTGATCTCTTAGCGCCTCCGAATCCGTGCCCCGGTCGCCTATCTCGTACTTGGCCATTTCCTTCGGGTTTGCCACATCGCTGACATCAAAGAGGGCTATCTTCACGCCCTGATACCAGGCCCAGTCTCCCTCCACTGCCTCCACAGCCTCCTTGCCTATACCGATGACGTGGTTCTCGTCATAGGGGTGCAGATAGTCCGAGTAGCCAGTTATCTTCAACTCACCAAGAACCTTAGGGCTGTAGGGATCCTTCAAGTCGATCACAAAGAGAGGGTCGACCTTCTTGAAGGTTACCAGATAGCACTTCTCACCCATAAATCTGGCCGAGTAAATGCTTTCTCCTGGTGCTAGGTTTTTCAGGCTTCCAATGATGTCCAGGTTCACATCGAGGGTGTAGAGATTGTTCTGAGAGATTGCCCCTCTCTCACTCCAGGTCTGCTTCCACGCAGTGGTGGCCACCCGGAACACATCCTGATACTCGTCCATGGAGAACTGGTTCAACACTCTACCTGGAACTTCGCCGCTCGCCTGGTACTCTATGTTACCATTTTCTATATGAATCCTGTGGATGGCAGTTCTCTCAGAGTACTCACTGTCATTCAGCCACCTTGTAGAGGTGATGTAGATGTTTTTCAGGGAAACATACAGGTTGCTGCTGGCCCCGACCAGCAATGTTTCGTAATTTGCCTCCTCGCCATCCTTCTGTGTGTTCACTGCCATGATGGTGGTAAACATATACCCGTAGTCCTCAACATCGCATTTGTAGATCTCCCAGGC contains:
- a CDS encoding DUF2344 domain-containing protein, translating into MQRLRLRFSRGDQVKYISHLDLMRLWDRALRRAGMPLAYSEGFAPHPRISLGAPLPIGVTSEAELMDITLRTTVSPHHFIRTVGLQLPQGLGILEITQIPLINPSLQSQLRYAEYRVVVYTIKSQEELQAAIDSTLKTQSLPWQHMRDTGPRRYDLRPLIMHIWLVNRHGSTATLGMRLRCDPQGTGRPEQVSAALGLTEPPLSVHRTKLILTGE
- a CDS encoding thymidylate synthase, which translates into the protein MQVTTIDARDIPEAWFRCLRSVLEDGYEYVVDRGSFEGQRRKELDLAVVQIRQPGIRPLVPDVPQGVSPPTTIEYVESYLPYLMTSYKEKDEEYTYGEDLEPQMPEVIRMYKEGGFNTNQAYMAVGSRDSISLADPPCLRGIHTRVRYGKFHFVVYFRSWDLWGGFPSNLAALQLMKEYMASEIGVEDGELICLSSGMHLYEHTWEWAKLVVRMG
- a CDS encoding dUTP diphosphatase, whose amino-acid sequence is MIKLGVKLIRPAAQPPKKMTRGSAGFDLYAAETVEIPPTRCQPDGCADVGRALVPTGIVIELPLGTVGRVASRSGLSVKWNIEVGAGWIDSDYRGELMVELKNLSSKPYKVSPGDRIAQLVVLPVVDAEVSVEAQLGKTARGSSGFGSTGL
- the dcd gene encoding dCTP deaminase, coding for MLSNVDIWRRLKDGSLKIEPLPPRSRFSGASVDLTLDEEIRVFNTLKCPSIDYRLVANDPDYLPRVTDPVKLSGGAPLVLHPGKVIICSTAEWVEIPADLCGELQGRSSLARIGILPHTAGKIDPGWKGKLTLEVSNVSEIPVALYPGVAICQIMFHELSCPADLSYEGTTSKYQGQTGPRVG
- a CDS encoding cation transporter, producing the protein MTSTSQAQASQQRIISQNRLVLAIALSAAILVAELVVGFVANSLALLSDAGHVFTDIVALSLSWFAVKQASRPANSRMTFGYHRIGIVVAMVNAALIVLMAAVILYESYQRLHAPQEVRGLLMLSMATVGLAANVVVIFWLRAQARHNLNIRSALFHAGGDALASVGVISGGLIIYFTGRFWVDPLVSIIIAVIIVAAAWRIAREAIDIVVEASPRHLDIDELVQTITKMPGVHNVHDLHVWSLTPQLHALSCHVEVDDSLLSQQSTTLSRIQDMLLELYNICHTTIQLECTGCGNHALYCEIGSNASPHNEAPTEVVRNQVTQEAGYADRQRRQSG
- a CDS encoding peptide chain release factor-like protein, which produces MQTDRDANQDETAGRRFATDLDTLRREVVVETYRPSGAGGQRRDKKETAIRLTHPPSGITVIASERRSQAMNLEVAFERLREKLIQLNQPRKQRVETKPSASALQKWEEEKKRQSQKKERRKKLGTSEELD
- a CDS encoding response regulator transcription factor, with the protein product MKVLVIEDDPQITESLSLVFETRWPEARLVSTSFGERGVELVNSQAPDVMVLDLGLPDISGFEVLKRVRLFSRIPIIVLTASRKDEDRAKGLELGANDYVVKPFSPIEFLERVKSLVCGTSEFSG